From one Pontibacillus sp. HMF3514 genomic stretch:
- a CDS encoding DUF4178 domain-containing protein, translating to MGLFSRLFSKDKDRNQPQIKERTPLNIEVGDIVTYDLVDYEVVGKITYRDGSYEWYSYQLLEGRNSIWLSAEMDEELELGIYKSVKLPVSEPFPKKLEYDGKTFYLDEEGKAQVLGQGRSENIHGKTTHYADYCDENEEEYLSVETWGTETEVSVGHSIEEYEIKILAGS from the coding sequence AGATAAAAGAACGTACTCCCTTAAATATAGAAGTGGGAGATATCGTGACGTATGATTTAGTGGATTATGAAGTGGTAGGAAAAATCACTTATCGCGATGGTTCATATGAGTGGTACTCTTATCAACTGCTAGAAGGCAGAAACTCTATTTGGCTTTCTGCAGAGATGGATGAGGAATTGGAGCTTGGTATATACAAATCTGTAAAACTTCCTGTTTCTGAACCATTCCCTAAAAAGCTTGAATATGATGGGAAGACATTTTACCTTGATGAAGAAGGAAAAGCTCAAGTACTAGGGCAAGGTCGAAGTGAAAACATTCACGGGAAGACCACACATTACGCTGATTATTGTGATGAAAATGAGGAAGAGTATTTAAGTGTTGAAACATGGGGGACTGAAACAGAGGTAAGTGTAGGGCATTCTATTGAGGAATACGAGATTAAAATATTGGCTGGGTCATAA